In one Pseudomonas sp. SG20056 genomic region, the following are encoded:
- a CDS encoding catalase, with protein sequence MKNKLTHATGAPVVDNLNIQTAGPRGPALLQDIWLIEKLAHFDREVIPERRMHAKGAGAYGTFTVTGDISRYSRASLFAQVGKQTPLFVRFSTVAGERGAADAERDIRGFAVKFYTDEGNWDLVGNNTPVFFFRDPMRFPDLNHAVKRDPRSGLRSASNNWDFWTLLPEALHQVTITMSERGIPRSYRHMHGFGSHTFSLLNGDNQRVWVKFHLRCQQGIENLSDAEAGAVIGGDRESHLRDLYQSIERGDFPRWTLCIQVMSEEQAQRHPHNPFDLTKVWPHGDFPLIEVGVLELNRNPDNHFAEVEQAAFSPANIVPGIGFSPDKMLQARLFSYGDAQRYRLGVNFNQIPVNAPRCPYHSYHRDGAMRTDGNQGSTIAHYPNSQGVWEDQQELREPPLPLDGSATNWDHRIDDDHYQQPGDLFRLMSPAQQHALFDNTARALGDAPDAIKQRHIGNCSKADPAYGAGVAQALGLANQTIL encoded by the coding sequence ATGAAGAACAAACTGACCCATGCCACCGGTGCTCCGGTGGTCGATAACCTCAATATCCAGACCGCCGGGCCGCGTGGGCCGGCGCTGCTGCAGGACATCTGGCTGATCGAGAAGCTCGCGCATTTCGACCGTGAGGTGATCCCCGAACGGCGCATGCATGCCAAGGGCGCTGGCGCTTACGGCACCTTCACGGTGACGGGCGATATCAGCCGTTACAGCCGCGCCAGCCTGTTTGCCCAAGTCGGCAAGCAAACGCCGCTGTTCGTGCGTTTCTCCACTGTGGCGGGTGAGCGCGGTGCGGCCGATGCCGAGCGTGATATCCGCGGCTTTGCCGTGAAGTTCTACACCGATGAGGGCAACTGGGACCTGGTCGGTAATAACACCCCGGTGTTCTTCTTTCGCGACCCGATGCGCTTTCCGGATCTCAATCATGCGGTTAAACGCGACCCGCGTAGCGGCCTGCGCAGTGCCAGCAACAACTGGGATTTCTGGACCCTGCTGCCAGAGGCGCTGCACCAGGTCACCATCACCATGAGCGAGCGCGGCATTCCGCGTAGCTACCGGCATATGCACGGTTTTGGCAGCCATACCTTCAGCCTGCTCAACGGTGATAACCAGCGGGTCTGGGTTAAGTTTCACCTGCGCTGTCAGCAGGGCATCGAGAACCTCAGCGATGCCGAGGCCGGCGCGGTGATTGGCGGGGACCGCGAAAGCCATCTGCGCGATCTGTACCAGAGCATCGAGCGTGGCGACTTTCCGCGTTGGACGCTGTGCATTCAGGTGATGAGCGAAGAGCAGGCGCAGCGCCATCCGCATAATCCGTTCGACCTGACCAAGGTCTGGCCGCATGGCGACTTTCCGTTGATCGAGGTCGGCGTACTGGAGCTGAACCGCAACCCGGACAACCACTTTGCCGAAGTGGAGCAGGCGGCCTTTTCCCCGGCCAACATCGTCCCTGGTATCGGCTTTTCGCCAGACAAGATGCTCCAGGCGCGGCTGTTCTCCTACGGTGACGCCCAGCGCTACCGGCTGGGTGTGAACTTCAATCAGATCCCGGTCAACGCGCCGCGCTGTCCTTATCACAGCTACCACCGCGACGGCGCCATGCGCACCGATGGCAACCAGGGTTCAACCATCGCCCATTACCCCAATAGCCAGGGCGTCTGGGAGGATCAGCAGGAACTACGCGAGCCGCCGCTGCCGCTCGACGGCAGCGCGACCAACTGGGATCACCGCATCGACGATGATCATTACCAGCAGCCCGGCGACTTGTTCCGCCTGATGAGTCCGGCGCAACAGCATGCGCTTTTCGATAACACGGCCAGAGCGCTCGGCGATGCACCCGACGCGATCAAGCAGCGCCATATCGGCAACTGCAGCAAGGCTGATCCGGCCTACGGCGCTGGTGTGGCGCAGGCGCTCGGGCTGGCGAATCAGACCATTCTTTGA
- a CDS encoding cysteine hydrolase family protein, with the protein MSSKTALIVVDIQNDYFPGGLWALSKVEVAAAKAAQVIAVFRERGDLVVHIRHEFTSADAPFFRPGSEGAQLHSSVINQPNEPVVLKHYINSFRETELKAVLDRHGIETVVVVGNMSHMCVDGITRAAVDFGYATTVLHDACATLDLEFNGVKVPAEQVHAAFMAALSFGYAPVISTAEYLQAL; encoded by the coding sequence ATGAGCAGCAAAACAGCTTTGATCGTGGTGGATATCCAGAACGACTACTTCCCCGGCGGCCTGTGGGCCCTGAGCAAGGTCGAGGTGGCTGCCGCCAAGGCGGCGCAGGTGATTGCCGTGTTCCGCGAGCGTGGTGATTTGGTGGTGCATATCCGCCATGAGTTCACCAGTGCCGACGCACCGTTCTTCCGTCCCGGCAGTGAGGGCGCACAGCTGCATTCCAGCGTGATCAATCAGCCTAACGAGCCGGTAGTGCTCAAGCATTACATCAACTCGTTCCGGGAAACCGAGCTCAAGGCCGTGCTGGATCGGCACGGCATAGAGACCGTCGTGGTGGTGGGCAATATGAGCCATATGTGCGTGGACGGCATCACCCGCGCCGCCGTGGATTTTGGCTACGCCACCACGGTGCTACACGACGCCTGCGCCACTCTCGATCTGGAGTTCAATGGCGTCAAAGTGCCCGCCGAGCAGGTACACGCCGCCTTTATGGCGGCGCTCAGCTTCGGCTATGCACCGGTGATTTCCACGGCCGAGTACCTGCAGGCACTTTAG
- a CDS encoding alpha/beta hydrolase codes for MGTITTRDGTEIYYKDWGTGPVVVLSHGWPLNSDSWEAQMFFLASNGYRVIAHDRRGHGRSSQPWNGNEMNTYADDLAQLLDHLDVRGAALFGFSTGGGEVARYIGKHGTARVAKAGLISAVPPLMVQTEANPGGLPLSVFDGIRAASIADRSQLYKDVASGPFFGYNRPGAKPSQGVIDAFWMQGMMAGHKNAYDCIKAFSETDFTEDLKKFSIPTLILHGDDDQIVPVDAAARASAKLVPHAKLVIYPGAPHGITDTHKEKLNADMLAFLRS; via the coding sequence ATGGGCACTATTACCACTCGTGACGGCACCGAAATTTATTACAAGGATTGGGGCACCGGCCCGGTTGTAGTCCTCAGCCACGGCTGGCCACTCAATTCCGATAGTTGGGAGGCGCAGATGTTCTTTCTGGCCAGCAACGGTTATCGGGTGATCGCCCACGACCGTCGGGGCCATGGCCGTTCCAGCCAACCTTGGAACGGTAACGAGATGAATACCTACGCCGATGATCTGGCCCAGTTGCTCGATCACCTGGACGTACGCGGTGCTGCGCTGTTTGGCTTCTCCACCGGCGGCGGCGAAGTGGCGCGTTACATCGGCAAGCACGGCACCGCCAGAGTGGCCAAGGCAGGGTTGATCTCGGCGGTTCCGCCGCTGATGGTGCAGACCGAGGCCAATCCAGGTGGCCTGCCACTTTCGGTGTTCGACGGCATTCGTGCCGCTTCGATTGCCGACCGCTCGCAGCTGTACAAAGACGTCGCCAGTGGTCCGTTCTTTGGCTACAACCGTCCCGGTGCCAAACCCTCCCAGGGCGTGATCGACGCCTTCTGGATGCAGGGCATGATGGCTGGACACAAGAATGCCTACGACTGCATTAAGGCCTTCTCCGAAACTGATTTCACTGAAGACCTGAAGAAGTTCTCTATTCCCACGCTGATCCTGCACGGCGACGACGACCAGATCGTCCCCGTGGATGCCGCCGCACGCGCCTCGGCCAAGCTGGTGCCGCACGCCAAGCTGGTGATCTACCCCGGTGCGCCCCACGGCATTACCGATACCCACAAGGAAAAACTCAACGCGGACATGCTGGCCTTTCTGCGCAGCTAA
- a CDS encoding helix-turn-helix domain-containing protein, whose product MSPRITPRQRARQATYENLLSQVLQLLPITTGRTPRMAELCRAAGVSERTLRSAFMATLGMAPARYLRLRRLHLLRAALAVSDQNLTSVAVIAQRFGYTDCGRMAADYHALFGEYPSATLQRGVNGD is encoded by the coding sequence ATGTCACCACGCATCACGCCGCGCCAGCGTGCTCGCCAGGCCACATACGAGAACCTGCTAAGCCAGGTGTTGCAGCTGCTGCCGATCACTACCGGCCGCACACCGCGTATGGCCGAATTGTGCCGTGCAGCGGGCGTCAGTGAGCGCACGTTGCGCAGCGCTTTTATGGCCACCCTGGGCATGGCGCCAGCCCGCTATCTGCGCCTGCGCCGCCTGCATCTACTGCGAGCCGCTCTGGCAGTGTCCGACCAGAACCTCACCAGCGTCGCCGTGATCGCCCAGCGGTTTGGCTATACCGATTGCGGTCGTATGGCCGCGGACTATCACGCACTATTCGGCGAATACCCCAGCGCGACCTTGCAGCGTGGAGTCAACGGTGACTGA
- a CDS encoding helix-turn-helix domain-containing protein — protein sequence MSRLICADFDEFEEALYGVEGHYVLRSRQQREWRLRVVELGGVALMFGREGAGTVYSGVGLPGFFNIFLPLSRHECTVLGGQRLDRRLLGWMVPEAMFHIDASQPTSWMTVAMSCELVLRWAQQHEDEFDSSILSRNLICRAQQDLAPLVWLALRLLRIDHCAPQELHAPAAESAARDELMALVFRSLLPVTPAQRGVAAQHSHQQILRRALELVDAMPDTPLHMADLCLVCNTSERTLRNLFTRYLGMSPHRYLMQHRLHAIRRAILRAAPGETITDICARFGVWDFGRFAGFYRGYFGELPSHSLRSRRPASPALSLSHR from the coding sequence ATGAGCCGGCTGATCTGCGCCGATTTCGATGAGTTCGAAGAGGCCTTGTATGGGGTCGAGGGGCATTACGTGCTGCGTTCGCGGCAGCAGCGCGAGTGGCGGCTGCGCGTCGTTGAGCTAGGCGGCGTGGCCCTGATGTTCGGCCGTGAAGGCGCAGGCACCGTCTACAGCGGCGTTGGCCTGCCGGGTTTCTTCAATATCTTCCTGCCGCTGAGCCGCCACGAGTGCACGGTACTGGGTGGCCAGCGCCTGGACCGGCGCTTGCTCGGTTGGATGGTGCCCGAGGCGATGTTCCATATAGACGCTAGCCAGCCTACGAGCTGGATGACCGTGGCCATGTCCTGCGAGCTGGTGCTGCGTTGGGCGCAGCAGCATGAAGACGAGTTCGATTCGTCGATCCTTTCGCGCAACCTGATCTGCCGGGCCCAGCAGGACTTGGCCCCGCTGGTCTGGTTGGCGCTGCGCCTGCTGCGTATCGATCATTGCGCACCGCAGGAGCTGCATGCCCCGGCGGCTGAGAGCGCGGCGCGCGATGAGCTGATGGCACTGGTGTTCCGCAGTCTGCTGCCAGTGACCCCAGCTCAGCGCGGTGTGGCCGCCCAGCACAGCCATCAGCAGATTCTGCGACGGGCTCTGGAGTTGGTGGATGCGATGCCTGATACCCCGCTGCATATGGCCGACCTGTGCCTGGTCTGCAACACCTCGGAGCGCACGCTGCGCAACCTGTTTACCCGCTACCTGGGCATGAGCCCGCATCGCTACCTGATGCAGCACCGCCTGCACGCGATTCGCCGTGCCATTCTGCGCGCGGCTCCGGGGGAGACCATCACCGATATCTGTGCACGTTTTGGTGTGTGGGATTTTGGTCGCTTCGCCGGCTTCTACCGTGGTTACTTCGGTGAATTGCCGTCGCATTCGCTGCGCAGTCGGCGGCCAGCGTCACCGGCTTTGTCGCTCAGTCACCGTTGA
- a CDS encoding MOSC domain-containing protein — protein sequence MSLPSIRLDALLTGRVQPFTRPGSRSAIDKQPQQGLLAVNPLGLGGDEQGDLRVHGGVEKAIHHYPYEHYAAWAAELGAHPLLMQPGAFGENFSSSGWTEHDVCLGDRIRVGTALLEVSQGRMPCWKLSDRFGVAELALRVQQSGRTGWYYRVLEEGVVSAGDSLQLVERQFGDWSLTRLSAVLFDKRVESELLRECLALPLVPSWRRTLERRLEKGLVEDWAPRLQGKDAAE from the coding sequence ATGAGCCTGCCCAGTATTCGTCTCGACGCTCTGCTTACCGGTCGCGTGCAGCCGTTCACCCGGCCTGGCTCGCGCAGTGCTATCGACAAACAGCCGCAACAAGGCCTATTGGCGGTGAACCCGCTCGGCCTGGGCGGTGATGAACAGGGCGATCTGCGCGTGCATGGTGGGGTGGAGAAAGCCATTCATCATTATCCGTATGAGCATTACGCCGCCTGGGCCGCCGAATTGGGCGCGCATCCGCTGCTGATGCAGCCGGGGGCCTTTGGCGAAAACTTCAGCAGCAGCGGCTGGACCGAACATGACGTCTGTCTGGGCGACCGCATTCGCGTGGGCACGGCGCTGTTGGAGGTCTCGCAGGGGCGTATGCCGTGCTGGAAGCTCAGTGACCGCTTTGGCGTGGCCGAACTGGCCTTGCGTGTGCAGCAGTCCGGGCGCACCGGCTGGTACTACCGGGTGCTGGAGGAGGGCGTGGTCAGCGCCGGCGACAGCCTGCAGCTGGTCGAGCGGCAGTTCGGCGACTGGTCGCTGACCCGTTTGTCCGCGGTGCTGTTCGACAAACGGGTGGAGAGCGAGCTGTTGCGTGAATGCCTGGCCCTGCCATTGGTGCCGTCGTGGCGGCGCACCCTGGAGCGGCGCCTGGAAAAAGGCCTGGTCGAGGACTGGGCACCCCGCCTGCAAGGCAAAGACGCGGCCGAATAA
- a CDS encoding MarR family transcriptional regulator, with protein MTGTTLFDLLERFSSLSRIWFRQHPLLAEMQPIQLSALMYLARCNHYSNTPLGVTDYLGLTKGTVSQSLKALEAKELIVKVQDARDKRSVHLQLTDAARSLLEALLPPAFLAEGEARMGARGAQLETLLGELLCEVQRSADVPSFGLCRSCRFHQQVDDLPFCGLTQEPLAPSDAKLICREHQAPEVAA; from the coding sequence ATGACCGGCACAACCCTTTTCGATCTGCTTGAACGGTTCTCCAGCCTCAGCCGCATCTGGTTCCGCCAGCACCCGCTGCTGGCCGAGATGCAACCCATCCAGTTGAGCGCGTTGATGTACCTGGCGCGCTGCAACCACTACTCCAATACGCCGTTGGGGGTGACCGACTACCTGGGCCTTACCAAGGGCACGGTGTCGCAGTCGCTCAAGGCGCTGGAGGCCAAGGAGCTGATCGTCAAGGTTCAGGATGCACGCGATAAACGTAGCGTTCATCTGCAACTGACTGATGCCGCGCGCAGCCTGCTGGAGGCGCTGTTGCCGCCGGCTTTTCTTGCTGAGGGAGAGGCGCGTATGGGCGCGCGCGGCGCACAGCTGGAAACGCTGCTGGGCGAGCTGCTCTGCGAGGTGCAGCGCAGCGCGGATGTGCCAAGCTTTGGTCTGTGCCGCAGTTGTCGCTTTCATCAGCAGGTCGATGATCTGCCGTTCTGTGGCTTGACTCAGGAACCCCTGGCGCCGAGCGATGCGAAGCTGATCTGTCGTGAACATCAAGCCCCCGAGGTCGCCGCATGA
- a CDS encoding thioredoxin family protein: MTNARFYHAGCPVCISAEQTLLNLLDPALKVEVIHLGEQPQRVTEAELAGVKSVPAFVYEDQVLHLNFGASIDDLK, translated from the coding sequence ATGACCAACGCACGCTTCTATCACGCCGGCTGCCCTGTCTGTATTTCGGCCGAACAGACCCTGCTCAACCTGCTGGACCCAGCACTCAAGGTCGAGGTTATCCACCTTGGCGAACAACCACAGCGCGTCACCGAGGCCGAACTGGCCGGGGTCAAGTCGGTGCCTGCATTTGTCTACGAAGACCAGGTGCTGCATCTGAACTTCGGCGCTTCCATCGACGATTTGAAGTAA
- a CDS encoding DUF2024 family protein produces the protein MNVNVFDTHVRTRDGRYLHVDVLIEGNDQARATQYARDWMSERGVQDADIEQSRCQFCHSEPAHPEIAAAVTGQGYYIIPLQGC, from the coding sequence ATGAACGTAAATGTATTCGACACCCATGTGCGCACCCGCGACGGCCGTTATCTGCACGTCGATGTACTGATCGAAGGTAACGACCAGGCTCGCGCCACCCAATACGCCCGTGACTGGATGAGTGAGCGCGGCGTGCAGGATGCCGATATCGAACAGAGCCGCTGCCAGTTCTGCCACAGCGAACCGGCCCACCCCGAAATCGCCGCTGCCGTCACCGGGCAGGGCTACTACATCATCCCGCTGCAAGGCTGCTAG
- a CDS encoding Rho-binding antiterminator: protein MNAYQPLSCDLHDYLEIACMHRYGLQIELLDGPSFVARALTTRTAPSKEEFLVLQNDNGQFEVRLDQLLAITPLDPNASFGRVELTGSYCAF from the coding sequence ATGAACGCGTATCAGCCCCTGAGCTGCGATTTGCACGACTACCTGGAGATCGCCTGTATGCACCGTTACGGTCTGCAGATCGAACTGCTCGATGGGCCGAGCTTCGTGGCCAGGGCGCTGACCACGCGCACGGCGCCGAGCAAGGAAGAGTTTCTTGTGCTGCAGAACGATAACGGCCAGTTCGAGGTACGCCTCGACCAATTACTGGCCATCACACCACTCGACCCCAATGCCAGTTTCGGCCGTGTCGAGCTGACGGGAAGTTATTGCGCATTCTGA
- a CDS encoding AraC family transcriptional regulator, with product MNDTLLDAVRRYIEINADSTGLAQTPIPGLTTIRSVKPSGLVHAIPQPLVCLVLQGTKQVAMGDKTFTFNAGDSLLITADVPTLSQITQASVEAPYLSLVLDLDTAVLAELTLQMQPMPAAEGGPVHAEPTDSEVADAALRLMRLLDRPAALPLLHSQLVRELHYWLLAGRHGAAIRRLVGPGSSAQRIARAVAILRDQFATSLPTERLAAAAGMSVSSFHQHFRAITSLSPLQFQKQLRLIEARRMMMAEGVSASSAAFSVGYESVPQFTREYGRMFGMPPAKDAESVRKRVMGED from the coding sequence ATGAATGACACCTTGCTTGATGCGGTTCGCCGCTACATAGAAATTAATGCGGATTCGACGGGGCTTGCCCAAACCCCCATTCCTGGGCTGACCACCATTCGGTCTGTAAAACCCTCCGGCTTGGTGCACGCCATCCCCCAGCCGCTGGTTTGTTTGGTACTACAGGGTACGAAGCAGGTAGCCATGGGGGACAAAACGTTCACCTTCAATGCTGGCGACTCTCTGCTTATCACCGCCGACGTGCCCACCCTGAGCCAGATCACCCAGGCCAGCGTCGAAGCTCCGTATCTGTCCTTGGTCCTGGACTTGGATACTGCCGTTCTCGCTGAGCTGACGTTGCAAATGCAACCCATGCCAGCAGCCGAGGGCGGTCCGGTTCATGCTGAGCCCACTGACAGCGAAGTGGCCGACGCGGCCTTGCGCCTGATGCGTTTGCTGGATCGTCCGGCGGCGTTACCGTTGCTGCACTCGCAGCTGGTGCGCGAGCTGCACTACTGGTTATTGGCGGGCCGGCATGGTGCGGCGATACGCCGGCTGGTTGGGCCTGGCAGTAGCGCGCAGCGAATAGCGCGGGCTGTGGCCATCCTACGCGACCAGTTCGCTACATCTTTGCCAACTGAACGCCTCGCTGCTGCCGCTGGGATGAGTGTGTCCTCGTTCCATCAGCACTTTCGCGCCATAACGTCACTCTCTCCTCTGCAATTTCAGAAGCAGCTACGGTTGATCGAAGCGCGAAGAATGATGATGGCCGAGGGTGTTTCAGCAAGCAGTGCGGCGTTTTCCGTGGGCTATGAAAGCGTGCCGCAATTCACTCGAGAATATGGCCGAATGTTTGGTATGCCACCGGCTAAAGATGCCGAATCCGTCAGAAAGCGGGTAATGGGGGAGGACTAA
- a CDS encoding SDR family oxidoreductase, which yields MLTNKIAIVTGGSRGLGRNTALSIARQGGDVILTYQSRAECALEVAAEITALGHKAVALQLDTGKVADFAAFADSLRNVLRDTWQRNSFDYLVNNAGHGDYALIEQTTEAQFDGLVNVHFKGVYFLTQTLLPLIADNGKIVNLSSGLTRVSYPGYSAYAAVKAAIECLSIYMAKELGARGITVNTVAPGAIETDFGGGAVRDNPEVNKIFANMTALGRAGVPDDIGPMIAGLLSDNNRWVNAQRIEVSGGQGI from the coding sequence ATGCTTACCAACAAAATTGCTATCGTCACTGGCGGCAGTCGTGGCCTTGGCCGCAACACAGCCTTGAGCATCGCCCGCCAGGGCGGTGACGTCATCCTTACCTATCAAAGTCGTGCCGAATGTGCCCTAGAGGTAGCAGCTGAAATTACCGCCTTGGGCCACAAGGCGGTAGCCCTTCAACTAGACACGGGGAAAGTGGCTGACTTCGCTGCATTCGCCGATAGCCTTCGCAATGTACTGCGCGACACCTGGCAGCGGAACAGCTTCGATTACTTGGTAAACAACGCCGGTCACGGCGACTATGCCCTGATTGAGCAAACCACCGAGGCACAGTTCGACGGGCTAGTTAACGTTCATTTCAAGGGCGTTTACTTCCTGACCCAGACATTGCTTCCGTTAATTGCCGACAATGGAAAGATCGTGAATTTGTCTTCAGGCCTAACTCGCGTTTCTTATCCAGGCTACAGCGCTTATGCCGCAGTCAAGGCAGCCATTGAGTGCCTGTCCATATACATGGCCAAAGAATTGGGCGCTCGGGGCATAACCGTAAACACTGTTGCACCTGGTGCCATTGAGACCGACTTTGGTGGCGGCGCAGTCCGTGACAACCCTGAAGTGAACAAAATATTCGCCAACATGACTGCGCTGGGCCGTGCAGGTGTGCCTGACGACATCGGACCAATGATTGCGGGTCTGCTCAGCGACAACAATCGTTGGGTTAACGCTCAGCGCATTGAAGTGTCAGGCGGCCAGGGCATCTGA
- a CDS encoding LysR family transcriptional regulator, which produces MAAYTLRQLKYFVTTVECGSVAEASRKLYIAQPSISTAIKGLEESFGLQLFIRHHAQGVSLTPGGARFYKKAQELIRMAREFEQNALADNDVVAGQIDIGCFETVAPLYLPRLIAGFNALYPGVEIRIRDGEQQELIQGLTAGRFDLAILYDHDLDATIVSEPLMTPQKPYALLPEGHRFTGQAQVSLRDLCLEPMILLDVQPSRTYFVSLFEELGLAPNIVFSSPSIEMVRGMVGQGFGFSLLVTRPHSECTYDGKKVVTVDISEPVASSGLAAAWLKRAPLTKPAQLFVEFCKEQLGRASQ; this is translated from the coding sequence ATGGCCGCCTACACCCTGCGTCAGCTCAAGTATTTCGTCACCACCGTGGAATGCGGCAGCGTCGCTGAGGCCTCGCGCAAGCTGTATATCGCCCAGCCGTCGATCTCCACGGCGATCAAGGGGCTGGAAGAGAGCTTCGGCCTGCAGCTGTTTATCCGCCACCATGCTCAGGGTGTTTCCCTGACCCCCGGCGGCGCGCGGTTCTACAAGAAGGCTCAAGAGCTGATCCGCATGGCCCGCGAGTTCGAGCAGAACGCCCTGGCCGATAACGACGTGGTGGCCGGGCAGATCGATATCGGCTGCTTCGAGACCGTGGCGCCACTGTATCTGCCGCGACTGATTGCTGGCTTTAATGCGCTTTATCCTGGGGTGGAAATCCGCATCCGTGATGGTGAACAGCAGGAGCTGATTCAGGGCCTGACCGCCGGGCGCTTCGACCTGGCCATCCTTTATGACCACGACCTCGACGCTACCATTGTCAGTGAACCGCTGATGACCCCGCAAAAACCCTACGCCCTGCTGCCCGAAGGCCATCGTTTTACCGGCCAGGCTCAGGTGTCGCTGCGCGATCTATGCCTGGAGCCGATGATCCTGCTCGACGTACAACCGAGCCGCACCTACTTCGTCAGCCTGTTCGAAGAGCTGGGCCTGGCGCCCAATATCGTCTTCAGCTCGCCGTCCATCGAAATGGTGCGCGGCATGGTTGGCCAGGGCTTTGGCTTCTCCCTGCTGGTTACCCGCCCGCACTCGGAATGCACCTACGACGGCAAGAAGGTGGTGACCGTGGATATCAGCGAACCGGTGGCCAGCTCCGGCCTGGCTGCTGCCTGGCTCAAACGCGCGCCGCTGACCAAGCCGGCGCAGTTGTTTGTCGAGTTCTGCAAGGAGCAGTTGGGGCGGGCGAGCCAGTGA
- a CDS encoding aldehyde dehydrogenase → MLDHSDWQKRAAAQGFITQALIDGQLRPAQSGATFASINPATNQLLAHVAACDAADVDAAVASARQAFEQGPWARMAPRERKQVLLRLAELILANREELALLDSLNMGKPVMDAYTIDVPGAAQVFSWYAEALDKRYDEVAPTASDALATITREPLGVIGAVVPWNFPLDLAAWKLAPALAVGNSVVLKPAEQSPFSALRLGQLALEAGLPAGVLNVLPGLGETAGKALGLHMDVDCLAFTGSTEVGKYFMAYAAQSNLKQVWLECGGKSANLVFADCQDLDLAAEKAAFAIFFNQGEVCSANSRLLVERSIHDEFVQRLIAKAQQWLPGDPLNPASRAGAIVDARQAERIMGFIDRAQSQGATLACGGQRLSVNGSDSFIQPTIFTNVSPTMQLAREEVFGPVLAVIPFDSEDEAVRLANDSQYGLAASLWTDNLHRAHRVAKRLRAGTVSVNTVDALDVCVPFGGCKQSGFGRDLSLHAFDKYSLMKTTWFQLCS, encoded by the coding sequence ATGTTGGATCACAGCGATTGGCAGAAGCGCGCCGCCGCGCAAGGCTTTATCACCCAGGCCCTGATCGACGGCCAGTTGCGCCCGGCCCAGAGCGGCGCGACCTTCGCCTCGATCAATCCGGCCACCAACCAGTTGCTGGCCCATGTAGCCGCCTGTGATGCAGCCGATGTCGATGCCGCCGTGGCCAGTGCCCGCCAGGCCTTCGAGCAAGGCCCCTGGGCACGCATGGCACCGCGCGAGCGCAAGCAGGTATTGCTGCGTTTAGCCGAACTGATCCTGGCCAACCGCGAGGAACTGGCGCTGCTCGACTCGCTGAACATGGGCAAGCCAGTGATGGACGCCTACACCATCGACGTACCCGGCGCCGCCCAGGTGTTCAGCTGGTACGCCGAAGCCCTGGACAAGCGCTATGACGAAGTGGCGCCAACTGCCAGTGATGCCCTGGCCACCATCACCCGCGAACCACTAGGCGTGATTGGCGCGGTGGTGCCGTGGAATTTCCCGCTGGACCTAGCCGCCTGGAAACTCGCCCCAGCTCTGGCTGTCGGCAACTCGGTGGTCTTGAAACCTGCCGAACAGTCGCCCTTCTCTGCCCTGCGCCTGGGCCAGCTTGCTCTGGAGGCTGGCTTGCCGGCCGGCGTGCTGAACGTGCTGCCGGGCCTTGGCGAAACGGCCGGCAAAGCCCTGGGCCTGCATATGGATGTGGATTGCCTGGCGTTTACCGGCTCCACCGAGGTGGGCAAATACTTTATGGCCTACGCGGCACAATCCAACCTTAAGCAGGTGTGGCTGGAATGCGGCGGCAAGAGCGCCAACCTGGTATTCGCCGACTGCCAGGACCTCGACCTGGCCGCGGAAAAGGCCGCCTTCGCGATTTTCTTCAACCAGGGCGAAGTCTGCTCGGCCAACTCGCGCCTGCTGGTGGAACGTTCGATCCACGATGAGTTCGTCCAACGCCTGATCGCCAAGGCCCAACAGTGGCTACCGGGTGACCCGCTCAACCCAGCCAGCCGTGCCGGTGCCATCGTCGATGCGCGCCAGGCCGAACGCATCATGGGCTTTATCGACCGGGCGCAGAGCCAGGGCGCCACCCTGGCCTGTGGCGGCCAACGCCTGAGCGTCAACGGTTCAGACAGTTTTATCCAACCCACCATCTTCACCAACGTCAGCCCGACGATGCAGTTGGCCCGCGAAGAAGTCTTCGGCCCGGTGCTGGCGGTTATCCCCTTCGACAGCGAAGACGAGGCCGTGCGCCTGGCCAACGACAGCCAATACGGCCTGGCCGCCTCGCTGTGGACCGACAACCTGCACCGCGCTCACCGCGTGGCCAAACGCCTGCGCGCCGGCACCGTATCGGTAAATACCGTGGACGCCCTGGATGTGTGCGTACCGTTCGGCGGCTGCAAGCAATCAGGCTTTGGCCGCGACCTGTCGCTGCATGCCTTCGACAAGTACAGCCTGATGAAGACCACCTGGTTCCAGCTGTGCAGTTAA